The Ornithinimicrobium faecis region ATGATGGAGCTCAACCGGATCGGCTCGCACCTGATCTGCATGGGCACCGGCGGCATGGAGCTCGGCGCGACCACCGTCATGACCATCGGCTTCCGTGAGCGCGAGCGGATCCTGCGCTTCTTCGAGGCCGTCACCGGTCTGCGGATGAACCACGCCTACGTCCGCCCGGGCGGCGTCGCCCAGGACGTGCCGAACGAGGCCCTCGACGCCCTGGAGGCCGAGCTGCCGGACCTGCGCCGCGGCATACGGGACCTGGAGAACCTGCTCCTGGAGAACCCCGTCTTCAAGGGCCGCACCGTCGATGTCGGGCACCTGGACCTGACCGGCTGCATGGCGCTGGGCGTCACCGGGCCGGTCCTGCGCTCGACCGGCCTGCCGATGGACCTGCGCAAGGTCACCCCCTACTGCGGCTACGAGACCTACGACTTCAACGTGGTCACCCGGGAGAGCGCGGACGCCTATGGCCGTGCCTGCATCCGCATCGAGGAGATGTGGGAGTCGCTCAAGATCGCTGAGCAGGCCATCGCGCGCCTGCGCGAGAGCGTCGGCGAGCCGGTCATGGTGGCGGACAAGAAGATCGCCTGGCCGGCCCAGCTGTCCGTCGGCTCCGACGGCCAGGGCAACAGCCTGGACCACATCCGCAACATCATGGGCGAGTCGATGGAGTCCCTGATCCACCACTTCAAGCTGGTGACCGAGGGCTTCCGGGTGCCGCCGGGCCAGGCCTACGTCGGCATCGAGTCGCCCAAGGGTGAGCTCGGCGTCCACGCTGTCTCCGACGGGGGGACCCGCCCGTTCCGGGCCCACTTCCGGGACCCCTCGTTCCACAACCTGCAGGCGGCGTCCGTGATGGCAGAAGGCGGCCTGGTCGCCGATGTCATCGTCGCGGTCGCCTCGATCGACCCCGTGATGGGAGGCGTGGACCGATGAGCGACAGGACCCGCGAGGACACGAGCTTGCGAGGCCCGGAGCGGTCCGCGGAGCTCATCAAGGAGGAACGATGAGCGCAGAGACTCACGACCCGCTGCACCGCTATACCCCGCTCCACGCGAGCGAGGAGCCCTACGCCGAGGACGTGCTGGCCACGCTGCGTGCCGACGCCGCGGTCATCATTGCGAAGTATCCGCAGAAGCGCTCCGCGCTGCTGCCGATGCTGCACCTGGTCCAGTCTGTCGACGGCTTTGTCACGGGTCGCGGCATCGACCTGTGCGCCGAGATGCTGGACCTGACGCGCGCCGAGGTGTCGGGCGTTGCGACGTTCTACACGCAGTACAAGCGCCACCCCAACGGTGAGTACACCGTGGGCGTGTGCACCAACACGCTCTGCGCGATCATGGGCGGCGACCAGATCTTTGACGAGGTCAGCGAGCACCTGGGGATCGGGCACGACGAGACGACGCCCGACGGCAAGATCACCCTGGAGCGGGTCGAGTGCAACGCGGCCTGCGACTTCGCGCCGGTGGTCATGGCCAACTGGGAGTTCTTCGACAACCAGACCCCGGAGAGCACCAAGAAGATGGTCGACGACCTGCGCTCCGGCGTCCCGGTCGCCCCGACCCGCGGCGCCGCGCGCGTCTGCTCCTTCAAGGCGGTCTCCCGCATGCTGGCCGGCTTTGAGGACGGCCTGGCCGACGAGGGTG contains the following coding sequences:
- a CDS encoding NADH-quinone oxidoreductase subunit D, translating into MATQTHEDLYGDGEDLGPVFTASGGDWDQIAADAATLGEERIVVNMGPQHPSTHGVLRLILELDGETVREARAGIGYLHTGIEKNMEFRTWTQGTTFCTRMDYLTPIFNEAAYCLAVEKLLGITDQIPQRANDIRVLMMELNRIGSHLICMGTGGMELGATTVMTIGFRERERILRFFEAVTGLRMNHAYVRPGGVAQDVPNEALDALEAELPDLRRGIRDLENLLLENPVFKGRTVDVGHLDLTGCMALGVTGPVLRSTGLPMDLRKVTPYCGYETYDFNVVTRESADAYGRACIRIEEMWESLKIAEQAIARLRESVGEPVMVADKKIAWPAQLSVGSDGQGNSLDHIRNIMGESMESLIHHFKLVTEGFRVPPGQAYVGIESPKGELGVHAVSDGGTRPFRAHFRDPSFHNLQAASVMAEGGLVADVIVAVASIDPVMGGVDR
- the nuoE gene encoding NADH-quinone oxidoreductase subunit NuoE; the protein is MSAETHDPLHRYTPLHASEEPYAEDVLATLRADAAVIIAKYPQKRSALLPMLHLVQSVDGFVTGRGIDLCAEMLDLTRAEVSGVATFYTQYKRHPNGEYTVGVCTNTLCAIMGGDQIFDEVSEHLGIGHDETTPDGKITLERVECNAACDFAPVVMANWEFFDNQTPESTKKMVDDLRSGVPVAPTRGAARVCSFKAVSRMLAGFEDGLADEGVGAGPASLEGLNLAKKNGWAAPSAEQSTEQKTDEEKDA